One window of Papaver somniferum cultivar HN1 chromosome 9, ASM357369v1, whole genome shotgun sequence genomic DNA carries:
- the LOC113311095 gene encoding protein TONNEAU 1b-like has protein sequence MDDYTREMMDLKTLVTRTLEKKGVLAKIRAELRASVFEAIEEEDRVIENEDAVPPALLGSCNDRAKQLHASPSGRILTALVCEYLDWAQLNHTLKVYQPECNMQKDSWKAELREFSSKNDYDLNRNGDNCPLLLDVLEGFLKYENLTQKSNGRSESVSNSDRNTRRPSSSSVAGGLPPLGRAVPASQVPDRRVGSSVHGCRKEEYNWRYDTDEFSDDVLQASNALENIQLDRKARNLTTSWRHAGDGGSEDDNNVDHI, from the exons ATGGATGATTACACTAGAGAAATGATGGATCTAAAGACTCTTGTTACTCGTACTCTTGAAAAGAAAGGTGTTCTCGCTAAAATCAGA GCTGAGCTTAGAGCAAGTGTATTCGAAGCCATTGAGGAGGAAGATCGTGTAATAGAAAATGAAGATGCTGTTCCTCCTGCATTACTTGGCAGTTGTAATGACCGTGCGAAACAACTTCATGCTTCTCCTTCAG GAAGGATACTAACAGCACTAGTATGTGAATATTTGGACTGGGCACAACTGAACCACACTCTAAAAGTCTATCAGCCTGAGTGTAATATG CAAAAGGATTCCTGGAAAGCTGAATTGAGGGAGTTTAGCAGCAAAAATGACTACGATTTGAACAGAAATGGGGATAATTGTCCTTTGCTTTTGGATGTCCTTGAAGGATTTTTGAAATATGAG AACCTAACTCAAAAAAGCAATGGAAGGAGCGAGTCTGTTTCCAATTCAGATAGAAACACCCGTAGACCGTCGTCATCATCTGTTGCTGGGGGCTTACCTCCACTAGGAAG GGCGGTCCCTGCTTCCCAAGTACCTG ATCGAAGAGTAGGCTCCTCCGTGCATGGTTGTAGGAAGGAAGAATATAACTGGAGATATGATACTGATGAGTTTTCTGATGATGTTCTTCAAGCCTCAAATGCTTTGGAAAACATCCAGTTGGATCGGAAAGCACGTAATCTGACAACATCTTGGAG GCATGCTGGAGATGGAGGATCTGAGGATGATAACAATGTAgatcacatttga